The window CAGCTCTACATGTATGACGTATCTTATGTCTAGAAGAAGTATAATTACTAATATAATATAATCTCGTGACTGATAATTGTAATGCATCAATATAGTATAACAGCAAAACTATACTTGTATAAATACGCAGGATAAGTCCAACCATCCAGTGTAACCAGTTTGAGCCTTCACTGGAATGGCGCCTCTAGGATTCTGCAGTCCTACTTCTATCCTTTCTCTATGTATGTTCTGTATAGCTATGGCACCAAGCTCAGGTTTCAATATTGTAAGCCTCTCTATCACCCTTTCATTAATTTGTTCATTACCTGCTGGTTTGTTCACAAATTGTTAATTGACTTGGTTGTTTTCAGTGGCCTTCTGCAGAGAAATACAAGCCTAGTACTCTAGATTGGCCAAACCATGGAGGCGACTTGTATAACAGAAGATATGCTAACACGGAGAAGAAGATAAGCCCTGCAACAGTTTCCAATCTCAGTGTGAAGTGGAAATTCTCTGTGGGAGGTGACATAACTGTAACACCAGCCATTGCTGATGGCATTCTCTACTTCCCAAGCTGGAATGGATATCTTTACGCTGTTAAACAATCTGATGGATCTCTCGTCTGGAAGAAGAATGTGCAAGAGTTGACAGGCTTCAATAACACTGGTTTCATTCTCAATGTCAACTCCACAGTGACAAGATCAACCCCAACAATCGCCGGTGACCTGCTCATTTGTGGAATCTATGGTCCTGCTTTCGTCATTGCTGTTAAAAGGTCCAATGGGAAGCTCGTCTGGTCTACCAGGGTTGATAACCATACCAGAGCCTTTGTCACCATGTCTGGAACCTATTACAAAGGGTTAGTCATCAACTTCTCAGTTAGGTTTTGCACTTTTGATTCTTAGTTTCAACTTTGGGATCAGAAATTTTTTGAAAGTATGGTTTAAATGTTCAACCCTGTAGCTTATGCAGTGCTAGTATACTCATCAGTAAGTCAATGGTGTTGCTTCAAAACAAGTTTAAGTTAGGAACAAGATAAGGAACACCATGTGGTTCAAGGCTACTTATTCCTGCTTCTGTAGAATTATGAGAATCTTTTATGGCAACTTGATATATTAAGTAATTAATCAATAATCTGCCAAATAGCTTGCTGTAAACCATGCTTTCGATTAATTATATTGTAGTTTCTGTATACTGTCAACATAGGTGTTAGACTTTTGTGAAACTCAACATACAGGCCAGGTCTTTGTTTCATTATATGACAATGTTTAGATCCTTTCTAGACACCAGATTTGTTTTGTGTGAAAACTGAAGAAGTTTATACTACTCTTACTGCATATACATATCACATGTCTATTTCATGCTAATAGTACTGCATTTATAATGGTATGATTGACACACAATCAGTTGAGGCACCAAATTACAATTCGTATAGAATCTAACTACTGTATGTACCTTTTGAAAGGGGATATTATGTTGGAACATCGTCGCTAGAAGAAGGCCTGACAATCGATCTGTGCTGCACATTTCGTGGGAGCTTTCTTAAATTAGATGTCAGAACAGGAGCAATCTTGTGGCAGACCTACATGCTACCAGACAACTTTGGCAAGTTTGGGGAGTATGCTGGTGCAGCAATCTGGGGAAGTAGTCCTTCTATTGATGTGAAGCGTAACCTTGTCTACATTGCCACTTCCAACCTGTATTCAGCTCCTTCGCATATAATTGAATGCCAGGAGAGGGAAAACAATCAAACCATACCTTCACAGCCAGATGCCTGCATTGAGCCTGACAACCACTCCGAGTCTATTGTAGCTCTTGATTTAGACACTGGCAAAATCAAATGGTACAAGCAGCTAGGAGGCTATGATTTATGGTTTGGTGCATGCCATCGACATTTGGACCCAAGGTGCCCACCCGGTCCAAGTCCAGACGCAGATTTTGGAGAAGCACCAATGATGATTACCACAAAAATTAATGGGACTAAGAAAGACATTGTAGTTGCTGTTCAGAAAAGTGGGTTTGCATGGGCTCTAGATCGAGATACTGGTAGCATAGTGTGGTCTACGGTTAGTTTCCTAGTTGAACTATTGGATTAACTGAAATTGGCCTTATTTCTATATGAATTACTAAACGTGTAATGCTTTGATACACAGGAAGCTGGACCAGGAGGTCTAGGAGGAGGAGCCATGTGGGGTGCAGCCACTGATGAAAAGAGGGTCTATACTAACATTGCCAATAGCCAACATAAGAACTTCACCCTAAAACCATCTCAGAACACTACAATTGCTGGTGGATGGGTAGCAATGGAGGCGCGCAGCGGCAATATCTTATGGTCCACGGCCAATGCTAATGATGCTACCTCCCCGGCTGCAGTTACTGTGGCTAATGGTGTTGTTTTTGGTGGCTCTACTTACAAAGAAGGACCAATATATGCAATGAATGCCAAGACAGGAAAGATTTTGTGGTCGTATGATACAGGAGCAACTGTGTATGGGGGGATATCGGTAAGCAACGGATGCATCTACCTCGGAAATGGTTACAAGGTCTTTAATGGATTTGTTAACCCAAATTACACAGCTGGAACCTCGTTCTATGCCTTCTGTGTTTAACAACAACAAATATCCCCTCAGTGCAACATGTATCTTTTCTCTTAGATAAATGATCTACTACTAATGAGAATAGTAAATCTTCTGAAGTTCCTAATACCACAAGTCTGATATCACAGAAAAAAATAGCGTCCAATATCACATATCATTTATAATGGTTTGATCGATACCTCAAATATAGCTTCACCAGAATTGACATCCTGGTAAATGGAAGAAGGATTAGAAAAATGCAAGTGTGGAAAGCTACCAGATTCAACTTGCTGCTGGGAAAAACGTAATGCTATCACAACACAAGAACTAAGCATGCTGAAAGTGCATCAACAAAATTGAACTCTGGCGCTCAAATAAGCAAAAGGTTCACCATTTGGAGAATGGCTAAACGAAGTATGATAAGAAATAATTTGCACAACAAAGAATCCAGCAATTCTCATATGCAGATTACTGTAATGCTCATATTTCGAGACCACAATAATTAGAGATCCCCTGAATGCAGAATGAAATTTAGGTCTTCTGCTGCCCAAATGCCCACTAAGAAATGCTAGCGGCACAGCACCATTGGGGGTTATGATGCCTTTTGTGATCACCAATTTGTAGTGATCATACAAATCCATACATATCATTGATTAAAGAACAAAAATTCATGTACTATATTGAACAAAGTACCTTGCCAGAAAGAAACCCATGCAGATTCTTGAAGCCAAGTAAACCATAATAGATTCTTGAAACAGAAAAAGAAACACCCAAATTAGAAAATGCATGTATGATCAAAATCAACAACATATACTAAAGTATCAACAGAGCTTGACTGTAACTGAACCGTTTTTACATGCAATGCAATAGACACACTATAAATCAAGATCAAACAACAATTTAAAGAGAACACCTTTTTCTTCATTCTTCAATTGAACTTGGCACTTGGCAGAGAGCTTTACCTATCAACTAGTTGAACCAAAAAGAACAGCTTTCAGAATCGGGTTCGGGGGCCATCAAGAATAAACAACTGGACTGTACAGCCCAAACCAAAACGACGACGTCTAAATTGTAATCATCTCCGTCAAAAAAGAAATCAACTGGACATGAAAAAGTAGTTTGGAGCGGAGAATGGTTTGAGTAGGTAAGAAGCAGTAATGTAATGGGGAGCCTTCAGAACTTCCGTCTTAAGTCGGAGGAAGATAAACCAGTCTTCGTTACATATATGGAGTCCATATTTCAAGAGGAGTCCCATCCCATTCAAGCTAAGATTTCAAATACCCTTTGAAATTACAAATATCATATATACATGTTTCTTCTTGATTGTAGGTACTTACATATGCCGTGATAATGAAGATGTTGAGCAGACGTTGGAGCTTTTCAAGAAAGTTGATATGGTGTCGTGATTTGATACGCCGCAAGTTCTACACTGGAAAACGATACAACTCGGAAGAAGGAGGTTGGATCGAGCAACTCCCAGATGACGTCATGCAACTGATTCTGCAGCGACTGCCCCTGTCGGATTATCTGAACTGTCGTGACGTAAGCCGTTGTTGGCGAGCCGCAATTAACAACAAGCGTTGGCTTCCTGCGCCTCATCAACTCCCATGGCTTGTGGTCTCTTCTTGTATAGGAAGAGACATGCTCGCATCCTACATCAAAATAGATGACGACGACGACTTGCGTATTAATGTAAGCCATCAGAAAACTTGGAAAGTAAAAACCGATCCTCCCGCAGATTGTTATTGTGCTGGATCAGTTGAGGGATGGCTGATCATAACCACTAGTAGATCATATGTTGAGAGGTTCTTCTTCTGGAATCCAGTATCAGGTGCTCGAGTTATGCTCCCAACACATCATTCCAGCCTCGGCAGGTTCCCGAAAGTAAAAGTGGTAGCCTCTTCAGTACCAACGACAACAGAGTGTTATGTGAGTTGCCTTCACTTCAGACAAGAAGGTTGTTTGGCCTTTTGCACGCCCACTGATAGATCATGGACCTTGATTAAGGCAGAGAAAGCTCTTGAATTTTGGGAGATAGAAATACTTGATGGGAAATTATATGCGCTAGGTAGAGAAGCATTAGAGTATGTGATGGTGTTTGACATCCATTTAGACACACATGCCTACACATCACAAAGGTTGGTTACTCTTCACCCCAACATTAACAGCATAGTTGATGGCGGAACCTACCACCGGACATGTTACTTGGCAAAATGTTGTGAATCAAAGGACCTGTTTATGGTTTTGTGGCATGATCGTCCGTACTACCAAAGATCATTTCAAGTGTTAAAGTTAGAGAATAATAATAAGTGGGTAGAGATTGATGACCTTGGTGATCAGGCATTGTTTATGGCCACGCTCAACAACAAATTTATCACTTGTCATGATAAAACACTTGAAAGAAACTGTATCTATTTTGTTTTACGGAAAAGATATGATTATGCACTCAACTTTGGGGTGTTTTCCTTGACAGATAGGAGCTTCAAAACCATGACTTCTCTCCGGCATCATCATCGATCTTTTGTGGGCGATACAACCTAGTGCTTGGTTCACACCGAATCCTTACTAGCTAGCTAGCTTTTATGTAAGAATCTAGTCTTCTTTAAATTTTTTGTGTTGGTAATATTAGTGGCTCAAACTCTTCAGTAGTTCAGTACTCTTTTGAAGACAAGAGAAGCAAGAAAACAAACAAGGAAGAATGAGAATAAATATCCCCTCGGTGCAATATGTATCTTTTCTCTTAGATATATGATCTACTAATACCGAGAACAAAGAATCTTCAGAAGTTCCTAATACGGTAATACACAAGGTGCACAGTGTTTGACATCACAGAAATAAAAGCATTATCCAATATAAGCATTATCAAAGAAGGTCTATACTAACATTGCCAACAGCCAACATAAGAACTTCACCCTAAAACCATCCCAGAACACTACAATTGCTGGTGGATGGGTAGCAATGGAGGCGCGCAGCGGCAATATCTTATGGTCCACGGCCAATATTGCTAATGATGCTACCTCCCCGGCTGCAGCTACTGTGGCAAATGGTGTTGTTTTTGGTGGCTCTACTTACAAAGAAGGACCAATAGATGCAATGAATGCCAAGACAGGAAAGATTTTGTGGTCGTATGATACAGGAGCAACTGTGTATGGGGGGATATCGGTAAGCAACGGATACATCTACCTTGGAAATGGTTACAAGGTCTTTAATGGATTTGTTAACCCGAATTACACTGCAGGAACCTCGTTTTATGCCTTCTGTGTTTAACAACTACAAATATCCCCTGGGGCCTCGGTGCAATATGTATCCTTTCTCTTAGATAAATGATCTGCTAATAATGAGAATAGTAAATGTTCTGAAGTTAAAAAATATACAAGTTATAATTATAAAGATGGGAATAATTATAAAGATGTAAAGGGGATACAGAACTTGATTTAAATGTATAGGCTATAGTTTTGTGATAACAACCTATGCATTATTGATAACATTTTTCTCATATTACTTTCATTTCACAAAACAGAAAATGTATAGAGAGCTCTGAGAATAATTATAAAGATGGGATAATTTCATAACTTACTTCCAAGAAGGCTGCATTTGCAGGATCATCCACCCTCCGGATCAGTGGACCATCAACCATGACACAGGCAAAACAGCTACAAGCTTACAACATTATCAAATTTGCCAGGACCTAAAACTCATCATCACCAGCACCAGGAAACATATAAGGCACAACAAATTCAAGTAACATATACAAAAAATGAAAAATGTCCAAAACAAGAATAAAACCAAAACTTAGAAGCAACAAACTAATAACTTAAACTAGAACATACAAAATGCAATTCGAAACTTAATTAAGCACAGACGCTCCAAACTTGCTAACACCAAATCAGTTCTCATTCCCACATCACTAACATACATTCATCAATGGATATGCAATGTGCTGTTTATATAATATAATACTCAACATTTTTAACCCAATTTTTCACAAAACAACTCGGAAACTAAACCAATATACAGTAGCCATACCATACCTGCAATCGATGACTCTAACAACCTTCCGACTCAGAAATTAAACCTCATCTCTCTCTCCCTCCTCAGTCCTCACAGTCCACAGACGCAAAACAAAGAGGGAAACAATGGCTTATCATGTATCTGTAAATGTTATCTTGATTTATAGGTTATAGTTTTGTGATACACAACTTGATGTAAAGGGGAACCTTCTGCCTACAGGACTTCCGTCTTAAGTCGGAAGACAAACTAGTTTTCGTTACATATATGGAGTCCAGATTTCAAGAGGAGTCCCATCCCGCGAGCTATTCAAACGTCTTAACGTACCCTTTGTAATTACACATACATATATTGATACACACACACACACACGTACACACGTTTCTTCTTGATTGTACTTGCATGCCGTGAAGATGAAGATGTTGACCAGACGGAGTTTTTCAAGAAAGTTGATATGGTGTCGTGATTTGATCCGCTGCAAGTTCTTCACTAGAAAACGATACGAGTTAGAAGACGAAGGAGAAGGAGGAGGTTGGTTCGAGCAACTCCCAGATGACATCATGCAACTGATTCTGCAGCGACTGCCCCTGTCGGATTATCTGAATTGTCGTGAGGTAAGCCGTAGTTGGCGAGCCGCAATTGACAGCAAGCTTTGGCTTCCTGCTGCTCATCCTCAACTCCCAAGGCTTGTGACCAGTTCTAGACTAGGAAGCGACATGCTTGCATCCTACATCAAAAAAGATGATGATAACTACTTGCGTATTGTAAGCCATCCGAAAATTTGGAAAATAAAAACCGATCCTCCCGCAAATTGTTATTGTGCTGGATCAGTTGAGGGATGGCTGATCATAACCACTAGTAGATCATATGTTGAGAGGTTCTTCTTCTGGAATCCAGTATCAGGTGCTCGAGTTAAGCTCCCAACACATCATCCCAGCCGCGGCAGTTTCCCGGAAGTAAAAGTAGTAGCCTCTTCAGTACCAACGACAACAGAGTGTTATGTGAGTTGCCTTCACTTCAGACAAGAAGGTTGTTTGGCCTTTTGCACGCCCACTGATAGATCATGGACCTTGATTAAGGCAGAGAAAGCTCTTGAATTTTGGGAGATAGAAATACTTGATGGGAAATTATATGCGCTAGGTAGAGAAGCATTAGAGTATGTGATGGTGTTTGACATCCATTTAGACACACATGCCTACACATCACAAAGGTTGGTTACTCTTCACCCCAACATTAACAGCATAGTTGATGGCGGAACCTACTACCGGACATGTTACTTGGCAAAATGTTGTGAATCAAAGGACCTGTTTATGGTTTTGTGGCATGATGGTCTATGTCGTCCGAACTACCAAAGATCATTGCAAGTGTTAAAGTTAGCGGACAATAATAAGTGGGTAGAGATTAATGACCTTGGTGATCGGGCATTGTTTATGGCCACGCTCAACAACAAATTTATCACTTGTCATGATAAAACACTTGAAAGAAACTGTATCTATTTTGTTTTACGGAAAAGATATGATTATGCACACAACTTTGGGGTGTTTTCCTTGACAGATAGGAGCTTCAAAACTATGACTTCTCTAGCATCAAAAAAAAAACTGTGACTTCTCTCCGGCATTATCCTCGTCTTTTGTGGGCGATACAACCTAGTGCTTGGTTCACACCAAATCCTTACTAGCTAGCTAGCTTTCATGTAAGAATTTGGTCTTCTTTAAATTTTTTGTGTTGGTAATATTAGTGTCTCAAACTCTTCAGTACTCTTTTGAAGACAAGAGAAGCAAGAAAACAAACAAGGAAGAATGAGAATGAATATCCCCTCGGTGCAATATGTATATTTTCTCTTAGATATATGATCTACTAATACTGAGAACAAAGAATCTTCAGAAGTTCCTAATACGGTAATACCACAACTCCACAAGGTGCACAGTGTTTGACATCACAGAAATAAAAGCATTATCCAATATAATATATAGCTATCATATTCATTTCCAGTGGTTTCATACCTCAAATAGCTTCACTAGAAATGATATCCTGGTAAATGAAAGAGAAATAGAACAATGCAATTGGAAAAGCTACCGTCTTCAAAGTGCAGGAGAAAATGCAATGCTATGACAAGAACTAAGCACACGGAATAAACAACATCGAAAGCGCTTTGCAGATCAATAAAAGCAAACCAATAGAGAATGGCTAAACGAAGCATAATAAGAAATGCTGAGATGAGTCACAGTTGCAATGATGACTGTGACTTACAATCCGCTCAATCCCCTATATTTTGCACAAACAAAGGATCAAGCAATTCTCATATTCGGATTACTATTATCCATACATTCAACACCATGATACAACTACTTTTGGGTTATGCGGAAAAATAAACTGTAGAATGGAATCGGAAAACTCACAACCACAAATGTAAAATATGGTGGAAAGAAGATGATAAAGAACACCAGGAATTAACGTGGTTCGGCAAAGTGTCTACATCCACGGGGAAATAACAACAAAGAATCTCCACTATACGAATAAAGGTTACAGCAAGAGAAACACTACTTCAAAACTCACACTTTGAAAGGATACACTCTTACACTCACTTTGTTTTCCTACACACACAAACTCTCGACTTGGAGTTTTCTCTCTATCTCACACTCTTGTATAACACAAGATAAACTCACCGGTACACCAATTGCACCATTGCTCATGCCTTTATATAGGCAAACTTCTTCACGCATTTCCCATGCAAATCCTTCACGTCCATGCACAAGGAAGAGAATTCAAACTTCTTTCTTAATTCAAGCTTCAATGTTTGTATGCACCATCAATGCATCTCCATTCTTTTTGTTAAACATTTCAGCCACCCACAAGCCTATACATATAGGCTCTCTCTTGCATTTCAACATATACACACCACCAACTTTGCTATTCATATAGCATCTTGCCTCTTGGTTAATTGAATGGGTCTTGAGGCTTCACCGAAAGGATTTTCACATGTAGTAAACCGTATGACATCCTCCTCCAAATAAGGAGGGAAATTTGACCCATCAGCTACGTTTCCGACACGTTCCCGGCTGTTTTCGAAGTATTTCTGGCGTTTCCGGAAACAGATTCTTAATCTACAAGGAAACTGGGTACGCATTGGTATGGCCTAAAACAGTGGTAAACGGCAGAAAGGTTGCGGAAACTGCCGCAAACTTATCCGTAAATAGGTCGGGTATCCAGGAATAATAATGACTTTTCGTCCCTTCAGTGCAAAATCAAAAAGTCCAGCCCAAATCAAAACGACGGCGTTTAAAACATCTCCATCCAAAACAGAAATGAATAAAGCTTCCGCCGTAGTCTCAGTTCTCGTTAAACCCCGAGATGGGTTTTCTGAGCAGAGCCTCTAAAACTCTGAAACCACCAAAGAACCTTTCTTTACTCCAAACCCACTTAAACCCTTTATCTTCTTCTTCTTCTTCTCATTTACGACGCAACCCAATTGGCTCTGGCTTCAGATTCAGCCAAACTTTTTGCTCCCATTCAAAACAGAACAGCAAAGACGCCGTGGATTTGAGCCAGTTCCCAACTGAGAGGATCAGAAACTTCTCCATCATCGCCCATGTCGATCACGGCAAGTCTACTCTCGCTGATAGGCTCCTGGAGCTCACTGGGACCATTAAGAGAGGCCATGGTCAGCCTCAGTACCTTGACAAGTTGCAGGTATATGAAACTTTGATCATTGTTTTCTGATGTTTAGAGGAAGAAAGGTTGTTGCTTTGTTAATGGGTTTGGTTTTCTTAGCTGAATAGTGTTGTGTTTTTGGTGATAATCTATGCATAAAGTTTATGACTTGAAGATATGCCGTTTTGTTAGTGTGGTTTACTTGGTATATTAAGATTTTGATGTGCTTAGAATGGTTTAGGAATGAAGTTGTTGTATTATGAAGAAATGGAAAATGTAGTTGTGTTTTGTATGCGGATTTTGATTTGGGTTGTTGTAGGTGGAGAGAGAAAGGGGGATTACTGTAAAGGCGCAGACAGCTACCATGTTCCACAAGCACAATTTTCATGGTGGGGATAAGGTTGGAGGCAGTGGAGAACCGAGTTTTCTACTGAATCTGATTGACACGCCGGGACATGTGGACTTTAGCTATGAGGTATCGAGATCACTGGCCGCTTGCCAAGGTGCGCTTTTGGTTGTTGATGCAGCTCAGGGTGTTCAAGCGCAAACTGTGGCAAACTTTTATCTTGCGTTCGAGTCTAACTTGGCGATAATACCTGTCATCAACAAGATTGACCAGCCGACTGCTGATCCTGAACGTGTCAAAGCTCAACTTAAATCAATGTTTGATCTGGACGCAAGTGATGCTCTTTTAACATCTGCGAAAACAGGACAGGGTCTTGAGCATGTCCTTCCCGCAGTCATAGAACGCATACCACCTCCTCCTGGGAAGAGTGATTTGCCTTTGCGGATGCTTTTGTTGGATTCATACTATGATGAATATAAAGGAGTTATATGCCATGTTGCTGTAGTTGATGGGATGCTGCGCAAGGGGGACAAAATTGCATCTGCCGCAACTGGCCAAGCTTATGACATTTTGGATGTTGGAATCATGCACCCAGAGCTTACTTCCACAGGAGTCCTTCATACTGGACAAGTTGGGTATGTTGTGAGTGGCATGCGTTCGACCAAAGAGGCACGTATTGGGGACACACTTCATCATAATAAAACCATCGTCCAGCCCCTGTCAGGTACTTATATATCTATATATAATTTGTGGTTAAGATATTCTATCATCCAGCTCCTGATGGTCTTCAAATTGTAGGGTTCAAGCCTGCAAAACATATGGTGTTTTCTGGTCTTTACCCTGCTGATGGATCTGATTTTGAGGCACTTAACCATGCAATCGAGAGACTGACCTGCAACGATGCTAGTGTCTCTGTTACTAGAGAGAGTAGCACGGCACTAGGTCTGGGTTTTAGGTATGTAACTTACTACTAAACCAGTTAAACCTTTTTGCACCTGCAAAAATGAAGGCATTTGCGTCTACCATGATTAATATTCAAGATTTCAATATATTTTAAATGTTATGATGACTAACTTGTGGAACTGCAGGTGTGGTTTCTTAGGTTTACTTCACATGGATGTTTTTCACCAGCGACTTGAACAGGTAACCAAATAGTTATTCTAGGGATATTTTAAAGAGCTTTTCTTGATGAAGGAATCGCTTCTGTATGAAAAAGACACAATTAAGAGGTCTAATGTTCCTACATTGTGAAAAAAAAAAAGAACTTTTCTTAATACACCAGAATGAAAACTTTATGATATTTTTCATCCGAAAGCATTTTCTTGAAGAGAAAGAAATTCATTGAACTTATTGATTGCATATTTAACATTCAGTTATATTCACTTACAAATGATGTGGATGACAGGAACATGGAGCTCATGTAATTTCTACCATTCCAACTGTTCCCTATATTTATGAGTATTCTGATGGGAGGTATGTCTTACATGCTATTCTTTGTAAAATTTTCATTCATATGGTTTTACCAAACATAATATTGGTTCTGTTCTAGCAAAGTAGAAGTTCAGAATCCTGCCGCGTTGGTTGCAAACTCCAAGAAACAAGTAACAGCCTGTTGGGAACCTACAGTTCTAGCTACTATCATTATTCCTAGTGAGTAAGCTCTCGCACACCCTTAGCATGTCTTTTTTCCCTCTCCACCCTGGGAGGCAGTTATTCATACAGTAGACTCCATAGTTAATTTGTTGTCCAATTGAAGGTATGTGGGGGCTGTAATCACCCTCTGCTCTGAGCGGAGAGGTCAGCAGTTGGAGTATACTTTCATAGACAGGTAACTTTTATGAAATGTCAAATTGAAAGATGAAAATATCCCTACGTTTATATATACATATATATTTTTGCTTCAAGCATCTTGCTTTATTGTCTCCTGCCTCACCAACCATTGAATCAAAATCCAGCTGCTAACATTTAGTTATAAAAAGAATATTACTTCAACAGAATTTTGTTAGCAGCTGTTACATTTTGACCCAAAGTTTGGTGAGCATGGATTTCGTGCTCATAAGATCTAAATTGTGTGTATTAATGGACATGTGTTGGTTCGAGACATTTACATAATTTTTGGGATGTTACCTTACCTACTCATATAGTTTATTTGTTCTTTCTGCTTGTCTGTGATTGATATATTGTAATCTGATCTATGCAGTCAACGAGCCTTCATGAAGTACCGCTTGCCTTTGAGGGAGATTGTTGTCGACTTTTACAATGAATTGAAGAGTATTACATCAGGATATGCAACATTTGATTATGAGGACTCAGAGTAAGTTTCAACTCTCTCATTCACACACCACACATCTACTAGAAAAACCCACCAGTCAGATAAGGATAATATACTAGTGTCAAGCAAAGGGATTCAACTGTTGATTGGTATCTGATAAATTGGTGCTGCAACTTTTTAAGTCAGCATAATCAGAATGAGTAGCATACTACTATTAAATGCTTAAGTAGAGCAATTCCTCTTGTAAGTTGATGGTTAAACTTGAAACTGAAAGCAAAAACCAGAACCGTATTGCATTTGTATTGCTATAGTAGTGTTTATCATGGCTGATACTGGGCAGCAGTTCATGGTTTCATCACTGCAGTTGCTTAGCTAGGATGAACTGTTATTTTTTATATATGGTAACTGCAAACTCCTTTCATTCCCT of the Fragaria vesca subsp. vesca linkage group LG6, FraVesHawaii_1.0, whole genome shotgun sequence genome contains:
- the LOC101301604 gene encoding polyvinylalcohol dehydrogenase-like — its product is MAPSSGFNIWPSAEKYKPSTLDWPNHGGDLYNRRYANTEKKISPATVSNLSVKWKFSVGGDITVTPAIADGILYFPSWNGYLYAVKQSDGSLVWKKNVQELTGFNNTGFILNVNSTVTRSTPTIAGDLLICGIYGPAFVIAVKRSNGKLVWSTRVDNHTRAFVTMSGTYYKGGYYVGTSSLEEGLTIDLCCTFRGSFLKLDVRTGAILWQTYMLPDNFGKFGEYAGAAIWGSSPSIDVKRNLVYIATSNLYSAPSHIIECQERENNQTIPSQPDACIEPDNHSESIVALDLDTGKIKWYKQLGGYDLWFGACHRHLDPRCPPGPSPDADFGEAPMMITTKINGTKKDIVVAVQKSGFAWALDRDTGSIVWSTEAGPGGLGGGAMWGAATDEKRVYTNIANSQHKNFTLKPSQNTTIAGGWVAMEARSGNILWSTANANDATSPAAVTVANGVVFGGSTYKEGPIYAMNAKTGKILWSYDTGATVYGGISVSNGCIYLGNGYKVFNGFVNPNYTAGTSFYAFCV
- the LOC101301895 gene encoding uncharacterized protein LOC101301895; this translates as MKMLSRRWSFSRKLIWCRDLIRRKFYTGKRYNSEEGGWIEQLPDDVMQLILQRLPLSDYLNCRDVSRCWRAAINNKRWLPAPHQLPWLVVSSCIGRDMLASYIKIDDDDDLRINVSHQKTWKVKTDPPADCYCAGSVEGWLIITTSRSYVERFFFWNPVSGARVMLPTHHSSLGRFPKVKVVASSVPTTTECYVSCLHFRQEGCLAFCTPTDRSWTLIKAEKALEFWEIEILDGKLYALGREALEYVMVFDIHLDTHAYTSQRLVTLHPNINSIVDGGTYHRTCYLAKCCESKDLFMVLWHDRPYYQRSFQVLKLENNNKWVEIDDLGDQALFMATLNNKFITCHDKTLERNCIYFVLRKRYDYALNFGVFSLTDRSFKTMTSLRHHHRSFVGDTT
- the LOC101302190 gene encoding F-box protein At2g17036-like translates to MKMLTRRSFSRKLIWCRDLIRCKFFTRKRYELEDEGEGGGWFEQLPDDIMQLILQRLPLSDYLNCREVSRSWRAAIDSKLWLPAAHPQLPRLVTSSRLGSDMLASYIKKDDDNYLRIVSHPKIWKIKTDPPANCYCAGSVEGWLIITTSRSYVERFFFWNPVSGARVKLPTHHPSRGSFPEVKVVASSVPTTTECYVSCLHFRQEGCLAFCTPTDRSWTLIKAEKALEFWEIEILDGKLYALGREALEYVMVFDIHLDTHAYTSQRLVTLHPNINSIVDGGTYYRTCYLAKCCESKDLFMVLWHDGLCRPNYQRSLQVLKLADNNKWVEINDLGDRALFMATLNNKFITCHDKTLERNLSQTLQYSFEDKRSKKTNKEE
- the LOC101302478 gene encoding translation factor GUF1 homolog, mitochondrial-like; protein product: MGFLSRASKTLKPPKNLSLLQTHLNPLSSSSSSHLRRNPIGSGFRFSQTFCSHSKQNSKDAVDLSQFPTERIRNFSIIAHVDHGKSTLADRLLELTGTIKRGHGQPQYLDKLQVERERGITVKAQTATMFHKHNFHGGDKVGGSGEPSFLLNLIDTPGHVDFSYEVSRSLAACQGALLVVDAAQGVQAQTVANFYLAFESNLAIIPVINKIDQPTADPERVKAQLKSMFDLDASDALLTSAKTGQGLEHVLPAVIERIPPPPGKSDLPLRMLLLDSYYDEYKGVICHVAVVDGMLRKGDKIASAATGQAYDILDVGIMHPELTSTGVLHTGQVGYVVSGMRSTKEARIGDTLHHNKTIVQPLSGFKPAKHMVFSGLYPADGSDFEALNHAIERLTCNDASVSVTRESSTALGLGFRCGFLGLLHMDVFHQRLEQEHGAHVISTIPTVPYIYEYSDGSKVEVQNPAALVANSKKQVTACWEPTVLATIIIPSEYVGAVITLCSERRGQQLEYTFIDSQRAFMKYRLPLREIVVDFYNELKSITSGYATFDYEDSEYQQSDMVKLDILLNGQPVDAMATIVHNLKAQRIGRELVEKLKKYIDRQMFEITIQAAIGTKVVARETISAMRKNVLAKCYGGDVSRKRKLLDKQKEGKKRMKRVGSIDIPQEAFHELLKSS